The Arachis ipaensis cultivar K30076 chromosome B07, Araip1.1, whole genome shotgun sequence genome includes a window with the following:
- the LOC107606884 gene encoding uncharacterized protein LOC107606884 has protein sequence MAETTRDEDRIKEDNLKGGRNVILLEEADISKGINACSNSLYGRLFASKTFSIGTMGNALKAIWRNSEGFSVSDKGDNSFQFFFNKEVDVLRVERGSPWLFKDYVLHVKRWKEDQNCDEEIISNFSVWVQFWGLLESFKTLEVGRKLGENLGTVLEVGKFQMRGRETRIVKAKINIDAARQVRDQLIVAGPNKKEVEVALHYERLGKFCTYCAKLGHEVKNCHDLLKDTESEMVKEDDIGEWVKASQVGTRIYSEGERTFNNSTQNQNKATQRKKKPVLNCLLEEFAGMSMQEGKQSLKPQDTGNRAAPESPQSANSRTECMEIIIAGQSNTKEDEGQLMQFAIGECLTTEKGRKWKRLARQGAAESDTKREPKKRLMSGIAEVTTKKARTDDENAVEQMVEGASLQMAPKAP, from the coding sequence ATGGCTGAGACAACGAGGGATGAAGATCGGATCAAGGAAGACAACCTGAAAGGAGGTAGGAATGTGATTCTACTGGAAGAGGCAGACATATCAAAAGGTATTAACGCTTGCTCCAATAGTCTCTATGGCAGACTCTTTGCTTCCAAAACCTTCTCAATTGGAACCATGGGGAATGCTTTAAAGGCTATATGGAGAAATTCGGAAGGATTTAGCGTGAGTGACAAAGGGGATAATTCCTTccaattcttttttaataaagaagtGGATGTCTTGCGTGTTGAACGTGGTTCTCCATGGCTATTCAAAGATTATGTGCTCCATGTCAAGAGATGGAAGGAAGATCAGAACTGTGATGAAGAGATTATTTCCAATTTTTCAGTTTGGGTTCAATTTTGGGGTTTGCTAGAATCGTTTAAAACCCTCGAAGTTGGACGTAAATTGGGAGAGAATCTGGGCACAGTGTTGGAGGTAGGTAAATTTCAGATGCGAGGCAGAGAAACTAGGATTGTGAAAGCCAAAATCAATATCGATGCTGCCAGGCAAGTGAGAGATCAGTTAATAGTGGCAGGACCTAATAAAAAGGAGGTAGAAGTGGCACTGCACTATGAGAGACTTGGAAAGTTCTGTACCTATTGCGCAAAATTGGGGCACGAGGTGAAAAATTGCCATGATCTGCTAAAGGACACAGAGAGTGAGATGGTAAAAGAGGATGACATTGGCGAATGGGTTAAAGCTAGTCAAGTGGGAACGCGAATCTACTCTGAAGGAGAAAgaacattcaacaactcaacCCAAAACCAGAATAAGGCCACTCAACGTAAGAAAAAACCGGTCTTAAACTGCTTATTGGAAGAATTTGCAGGGATGTCAATGCAAGAAGGGAAACAAAGTTTGAAACCACAAGACACTGGTAACAGGGCAGCACCTGAGTCACCTCAATCAGCCAATTCTAGAACAGAATGCATGGAGATTATCATAGCTGGTCAGTCCAATACCAAGGAGGATGAAGGGCAGCTTATGCAATTCGCTATTGGGGAGTGTCTCACCACAGAAAAAGGTAGGAAGTGGAAAAGGTTAGCAAGACAAGGTGCTGCAGAGTCAGATACTAAAAGAGAACCCAAAAAAAGGTTGATGAGTGGTATAGCTGAAGTAACTACAAAGAAAGCAAGAACAGATGATGAAAATGCAGTTGAACAGatggtggagggtgccagcctaCAAATGGCACCCAAGGCGCCATGA